Genomic DNA from Leishmania donovani BPK282A1 complete genome, chromosome 32:
CGGTGAGGGTGGCTGGCCGCACGCCGTCGACCCGACCGAGTTCGAGGAGAAGATGAAGTATTGCAAGAAAgtggagcgggaggaggtcTACCTGCAGACGTGCGCGCGACTTGCTGAGCAGTGCGTCGAGTGCTGCGTGAAACAGAACACGGCGATGGACATATACGGCCACTACTTCCCCGAAGCTCCGCCggatgaggaggagacgATGGGGCCTGCATCGCTGAAGGTCTGGGCGGTGCTGAAGGATCCATCCGAGGAGAaacgcacggcggcggctctgtCGTGGCAGAACGAGGGCCGCCGGATTGCCGTGGCCTATTCACGACTCAATTTCCAGAGCCAGACGCCGACGATGAGCACGAACTCGCACATTTGGGACATAATGAACCACAATGAGCCTGTCGAGACGCTCgtcacgccgtcgccactgtgCAGCATCGAGTACTACTCAAAGGATCCTCACCTGATCGCGGGTGGGAGCTGGAACGGTGTCGTGCAGTTCTGGGACACCCGCCAGCCGAACCGGCCGGCCGCCCGCTCCCTCATCGAGGAGAGCCACAAGGATCCGGTATGGGCCCTGAAGTGGCTGCAAAGCAAGTCTGGCGAACTACTATCCGTCTCCACGGACGGAAACGTCTTTGTGTGGGACTGCCGTCTGCCGGAGAAGCCGATGACAATTCATTCCATTGCCGAGGACAACTtagtgctgcagccgcgcagcaacgacggcggcgcccggggcgtcctcggcggcctGTGCCTCGACTACGACCCGCAGGTGGGTGGGCCGGCCAAGTACATGATCGGCACCGAGCAGGGTACGATCTTGTCGTGCAATCGCAAGGGCAAGACCCAGCACGAGAAGCTACTGCCGAACACCTTCAACGGCCACCACGGGCCGGTCTACAGCGTGCAGCGCAACCCCGTCTTCTCCAAGTACTTCCTCACCGTCGGCGATTGGACGGCGCGCTTGTGGTTCGAGGACTTCAAGTTCACGCCCATGTTTAGCACTTTCTACCACAAGGCATACTTGACCTGTGGTGTGTGGCACACTGTGCGACCCGGCGTCTTTTTCACGACTCGCATGGACGGGTACGTGGATGTGTGGGATTTGATGCTGCGCCAGACCACGCCCTCCGTGTCCTTCCAGGTGTCTGACTATGCCTTGCACACCATCAAGCCCTCGCAGAGCGGCAACTATGTCGCCACTGGCGGCATCGACGGCAATGTGTCGCTGATAGAGCTGTCTCCGTCGCTGTGCACGCAGGCTCCAGATGAGAAGAATGTCATCGGCACTCTTTTGGAGAACGAAAGCCTGCGGGACAAGAATCTTGATCGAGCCATGAAGGAGAAGCGTGCGGTGGAGCGTCAGCGTCAGCGTCGCACCACACACCTCTCCGGGATCACCAGAACGCCGGCGACCGAGGAAGCCGCGCTGGATGACGTTGCCGCGAAGTACATTGAGAAGGTGAACGCCGAGAAGGCCGAAGACATCCACACCCGCGAAGAAACTGATGCGGTGCGACTCAAGGCCCTGGAGGACCTGGAGGACGGCATAGATCTCTACGACTAGTCTGCTGGTATTGCTCCACCAGCTTGTCTCGTGGTTGTTGTTGCCCGCCCAGGCTATACTAAGCAGATGCCATAGCGGGCTGAGCCACTGGTGCAGGGGTGCTGGCTGGTGGTGAGAGAAACACCGGAGACTGCCCTGCTGAGAGTGAAATGACGGCTCTCTTTCTGTTGCTTTTCCCATTTGAAGGCAGCTCCCGctccttcgctgctgcgcaggagctgcaACGCGGTTTTTGTGTGCTGGTTCGTGATTAaaaccgcggcggcgctgcttgtgGAGGTCTTGCTTTGCTGGTTAGGAGGCGCCGCTTTGCCCGATTGTCTTGGCTGGGCCACTCGCCACCCAGTGCCgcgtcctttttttttttcatccCCGTCCTCACTCGCTGTGTGTAGGCGTGCGCAGACTCGGTGCGagtctccgtctctctctctctctccccctctacAAGCGGACATGACGGTGCGCGTTGCTTGTTCATGTACTATACACAATGACGGGGGAATGCTAAGTGGAGTGGATGACGGTGGCAAAGAGGGCGCTCGGcaaaggaggtggtggtggtgggggggggggatgtACAGCGTCTCGGAATGCATCGGCCGAAGAGGCTACGTCGACGTGTCGCgtcccctccgccttctttCTCGTTCGCCTCCCATCGGCGTTGCCTTTgctcgccgtctctctcctgtgGTTCTTTGAGATGTACATAGGTGGCAGTGGCACACAGCGATATATGGTCACACGTAAACTCGCTCATTCTctcggcggcacgcgcacacacacacacacacacagacacgcactAATAGTGAGTTGAACGCTGGCGTGCCaatttgtgcgtgtgccgttgTGTGTGGCCCATCGGTGTGCCTCCGCTCCCCCcggccaccccctcctcttcatcTCTACATTTGTCGCAAGCCCTCCCTCAACGATTTTGTTGTTTTGATGTGGATACACAATAGACACGCAAATTTAAAAAGAAACTCCCTGAAGTGGGCAACTACGTGTGTCGTGTCGTTTGGTAaaaggcgaagcagctgctgcatggcGCGGTCGCAGCGGAGCCCACCGTGCCTGTATCCGTAGGCCTGCGCGGTTGAGGCAGTGGAGCCTGCGCAGTCTGGTGAAAGGCCGACGCGCGTGAGACGGCAAACGTGTACGCTCATGCTGAGTGAAGGCGTCGTGCACGCTCCAAGGTTTCGGGCAGCAGAATGGAGTACGACTATCGTCTCCGGCTGACCGTTGTCGAGTCCCTCGTTTCCTTGCCTTGCAAACCGCGTTTTCGAAAAGCCGTTGCTACTTTATCAGCGCTGTTTTCCGGTAGGGTTACCACCCTGCTCTCCGCACTGTAGTGCTGGCTTGCCACTGTCCCTCCATCATCTCGTTCGGGCATGCGTCCCAACACTCTCTCCTGACGATGAACCACGTCAAAACCGACCTGCCACCCACCGTACTCGCACACAATTCTCATGTGGTGGCCAGCTGTGTACGACGCCCTGTCAGACGTCGTTGCTGAAATTGCGCAGCGTCTCCCCTCTTCGCCACTTCGTCGTAAAATTGTTTGCCTCTTCGACAGCATACACACAACGAACGAAGTGCACTTAACGCTTAGAATCTGCACCCTCTCACAGCTTTTTAGCAGCAATGCCGGCGCACAAGACGCTTCCCAACCTCAACCACTTCATGGAGAAGCGGATTGTGGTGAAGATACAAGGTGGCCGCTCCATCtccggcgtgctgcgcggcgtcgacgagcaCATGAGCATCGTGCTACACGACGCCATGGATGAGACCCGCAACGCAGCTGTCAGCGAGGAGGCCAGGTTGGCTCTCGGCACCACCGTGATTCGTggcagcgccatcgtcgAGATCGTGAGCGCCGATGTTTGAGAAGGTCAGAGAACGTATGTGCACCAGGACGAACTGGGGTCGCATGTAAAGGATCTTTTAGTCGTGCCGCACCGTCGGCGGAAAGAGGGCTGACGTGGCCACCTGAGCAGCATACGTTTTCGTAAATAAATGAGAagtcggtgtgcgtgtgtgtcttcttgTCTGGGGGAGTGTCGTCTTTGTTGGATGATGAGAGAactctttttgtgtgtgtgtgtgtgtgtgtgtgtgtgtgtgtgttcgtgtgtcTCCGTATG
This window encodes:
- a CDS encoding dynein, putative, with amino-acid sequence MTEITYSYSRPAREFGRMPEFQANDSEIIVDIAPNEVIKDTFTSQNPKESQVQNVPQLSEASTNTESVRIKNHAQYHGEGGWPHAVDPTEFEEKMKYCKKVEREEVYLQTCARLAEQCVECCVKQNTAMDIYGHYFPEAPPDEEETMGPASLKVWAVLKDPSEEKRTAAALSWQNEGRRIAVAYSRLNFQSQTPTMSTNSHIWDIMNHNEPVETLVTPSPLCSIEYYSKDPHLIAGGSWNGVVQFWDTRQPNRPAARSLIEESHKDPVWALKWLQSKSGELLSVSTDGNVFVWDCRLPEKPMTIHSIAEDNLVLQPRSNDGGARGVLGGLCLDYDPQVGGPAKYMIGTEQGTILSCNRKGKTQHEKLLPNTFNGHHGPVYSVQRNPVFSKYFLTVGDWTARLWFEDFKFTPMFSTFYHKAYLTCGVWHTVRPGVFFTTRMDGYVDVWDLMLRQTTPSVSFQVSDYALHTIKPSQSGNYVATGGIDGNVSLIELSPSLCTQAPDEKNVIGTLLENESLRDKNLDRAMKEKRAVERQRQRRTTHLSGITRTPATEEAALDDVAAKYIEKVNAEKAEDIHTREETDAVRLKALEDLEDGIDLYD
- a CDS encoding small nuclear ribonucleoprotein, putative, whose product is MPAHKTLPNLNHFMEKRIVVKIQGGRSISGVLRGVDEHMSIVLHDAMDETRNAAVSEEARLALGTTVIRGSAIVEIVSADV